A segment of the Nymphalis io chromosome 7, ilAglIoxx1.1, whole genome shotgun sequence genome:
AGGGGAAAGACTTTATTAAATGACATAGAACGTCATTTAGACAATGATGACAGTGACTTTCATACagacaagaaataaataaattacttttttattttctcaacAAACTTAAAGGActttctaatttataaaaagaaatcaaGTTTTTATCAAATTGACATTGTAGATTGTTTAGTAAGCTACATAATAGTAAGTATCTCAGTTTGCATAAAGTTTTTTGGTTATGCCGTTATCACGCATCCGTTTTtgagaaatttattttgtattcattttgaaataaattcaacCGCAGACGTCATGTGGGAATTCTCGGACAAATACCTTTCCATTTTACCTGGAAGCGAGAAAGCATTCTTTAATATTAGGTCACTAGCAACGAAATAATGAGAGCGCAGCAAAAGctacatttttacattttacaagcctggtgatttttaaataaaacgacatCCACAGGCTCATGATTACCCGTGCATTTTTTACTAcacttgtatttgtttatttcttaacttattttttattacctactataataattattaaactatattctataataacttttacgatattataataacagcaGCAATGCTTTTTCTGTGTCCGACACTGACTGATGAAgttatacttatacatatataatttcatttttttttaaatatcgaaagaTTTAGCTGTaatcacgtttttttttaaatatatgtatttatacctacattcttattaaaatatactgatACTATTAATACATACAACAACTTTTGTCACTAGACACAGGTGTTAAATGTCTCTTGTGATGGCTGCTACCTACAGCGTTAGGAACACTCGTGGATTCCGAGCCTCAAGCGTTTGCTCTGGACGATGATGACCGCGCCGTGTATTATGCATGTGTGATTTATGGAGTCATGACGTGCGTTGTCAAGTGGCATTTTTGCACCATCTAACGATTTTAAGGGAGTGGACGATGGGATTATCGGAGTAAATGGCACGCTGGTGGCGTATGCGACGACGGGGCTCCGGTGCGTCCACGACAACTCACGGGTGATGTGTTATAATTTGGTCGACTGTAACTCATTTCGAACAAATTTTCTCCGTCGACATAAGACAGCCGGTTTATGTCTCCAACGAAGACCACTTCCTTAGCCCCCGACAGCGATGCCGCCATCACTATGGCTCCGAAATGGTCTATGAGAGCTTTTCCGACCATGATATTCTTGGCAGTTCCCAGACACGATAGGTGCGTCGACACCAGGACCTTCTGAGATGGACTTAACATTAGCCATCTCTTGTATCCTGACGTCCAGCGTTATTTTCGTGAGGCCgacaagcacaggtgcactctctcttccctagctctcataatccgatgggatggctaTCTGAcataaccggaaagagttcaggcacaggaccaacggctttgccTGCTTTCCAAGgaacaggagtgtacacacttctaactttcagactctgggctgttaaaaacccaataactttttattggcctgacatGGAAATTGAAcgcaggacctccgagtctgtggccttatatcaagAAACTAGACCAAGGAGTCAgtcatatataacaatatattctaattctaaacagaaatacttagtatcatcgttttctggtttgaagggtcagtaaGCCAGTGAGActacaaacacaagggacattatatcagatattaataaattagagTTTGAGATCAGTACATACTTTTTTTGGTGAAGTATactattaaaaatctttaatttgttaattatgcCTTACCttgaaaatttaagaaaatcaaATAAGCTTATGTTTGCagaaagaattaaataaatagtcttTACCAggcatacatttattttttcataatgatTCCTATTAtagcattaaaatttaaaaacataacattataacAGGGCAAAAACATTTGTAGACATGCTACACTTATAAAAGTTTCAACTATATACtaagtatttaaagaaaatacaatcaaataaagTTGAGGATAGAACAAAGATGCCTAAGGTCTCTTATAACTAAATCACATAATTTACACTTTGCCtcaaaagaaaaacttaacaaTGACAGAAAATTGAAACATCagttttgtaatgaaataaaacacaaccacaactaataatattatattctagtgGTATGGTTTGCATCAGTGACCATTAGGTGAAGGTGAGGTATGAATCCTAATGCCATGCATCTCTGCAATTTCACTCTTTAAGGATTCTGTTACCAAGCGATGTTGTTTAACTGTTGACAAACCCTTAAATTCCTTTGCTTCTATACTAACCTGAAAGTCAAATTTGAGGTaatatgcattatataaaaaaaatagcataacATATAGTCAGaattatgacaaataaaaaatcatatttattgatCTCAGTGCACTTTTATGTAGATATTTTTgtaagcttatatatatttatatatcttacttCAAACATAGCACCACAGCCTCCAGATATATCCTCTACACTAACATATGTGATTCCTGGTAATGACTTCTTTAATGCCTCTGTTAATTTTTGCTCTTTGGAAATACAGTTTTGCTGGAATGCATTACCATTGCCAGCAACGGCCCGACTCTGAAATTAAACACACATAATGTCTTCGGATTTTGTAGTATATATGTTGTAATACATGCATTTTTTAGATTCAAATGCCAATTCTCTCGCAAGAAATATCTATTGATATATTGCTCAAATAATTGAGCAAATATCGCAAAGTCCGACTGAAGAGAATTAGTTAAGGTGCTTTCCGAGACTCGAAAACGTAACACTTAAACACTACTAATTTCCGAACTTCGTGTTTATGTTGAGAATTTATTGACAGAAAACATTACAGGATTATGACCCACTACCATACGAGCTTGAAGCTAGCCACCAGCCCAAGGGgccgttaaaataaaaatgttaattactaGCTATTTTACTTACTAGTTGATTTTTAAAAGGttctaaaactttaataaaatgtcgAAACATATTGAAAAGATATTGCTTCGAAAATAGATAAATCCTTTAAAGATATACttttaatcataaaacattttaaggttttttactttaatataattttacataacataaccctaataataattttatacagttGACAGATCAGTGATCACTCATCACAGTTGACATAGAGATGTGATCGGTATTCGACTACTTTATGGTATTCGAATACTAGTCAGGTGCGCCAATCGCAATCCTATATCTACAACTCAAAAAGTCTATTGTGAAGTTAGTTACGCACGACAGTAACACGTATAAAAGtatacaaattgttttattatttatatcattcaaAAAGATTAGAGCCGTATTAAGTATTCGAATACTCATATAAGTATTtgcatttcatttatattttttaaatgtgttctCCTATATACATAGTTGCTATCTGTTCCcgcattatgaaatattatagtctacctttatttttgtatagtaaTGTTTTGCTTTAACTGGCTGTAATTATTTATGCgagccaaataaataaaaaattattataaatactgacTGGAACACAGTTTATAGTGAATTAAGGTTAATGTCAATTACATTGACGTTGACATTGTTAACAGTGACGTAGTCTCTGATGACTGAAGTCTGTGATAGTGCTTGACAATTCctttaatgttttgtaaaaacACGTGCTTAGCCATGCAGTGCGATATatgattatgaattatattaaatgtcttattatataattaaaaatgcctCCATATAAAGCTGGCTTGAAACGAAAAGTTACATCAGATACAAAAAGTGATAACGTTGTGGAAGATAaagtatgtaaatttaaataaactgaagTAAAAGTAGTTCAACAgtcatataaaacattaataatttcggTGGAAGCTGtgagataaatttattttattttttatgcaggATTTAAATAGTGATAATGAAGTAGAAGACTTGCTCCAAGGGGATTTGGATAAGGAAAGCGATGCAACTGACTCGGACCATGAAGTAGACGACACCGGCTCAGATGGCGAAAGAGACGTGAGATTCTTATAAACAGATTAATACAGCTGTTGCGATTCCGCTTGTGAGGTCTTTGAACTTTGACGGACAAGTttggctttttttaaattttgtatctggacaaatatttacatatccGGATTTTCTCAGATTTTTTACGCGTTAGTTTAATGAAGTTCCACTCACTTCCTGCAgagtgattaatattataaaagctatatcaagatttaataatatatatctgaaTTTCTTCTTTTTTGTCGTTTCCTCACTAATGAGGACTGTGATCATATACAATTTGTCTCCATTTGTTTCTGTCCTGCACCAGAGTAGTAGATTATTGTAGAGTTTCCCCTGTTGCCTCTACAATGCTTTTACACCATAGTGTTGGAATTCAATCCCTGGGGCTCTTACCCTGTATCTGTCTCAAGATCAACTGCTATTTGAGCTCATGCATATGTGATTGCATTATATGTCCAAAGAAGCTTAGTTGACATTCTCGGTATATAGAGTTAAGTCGTTTTTTGATGTAGAGCTCTTATAAAATCGATTCATTTGTCCTCATGGCTGTTCATAGTATCTTTAACATTCACATGCAGTACCACATctaaaaagtgtttattttgCTTTTGTCTCGACTTGAGGTACCAGGATTTAGCTCCGTAGAGAAAAATAGAGAATACTAAAGAATGCACTAGACATATAACCTTGTTCCTCCAGATTTTCTCCAGCCCCAGATTTTTGATGGCCAAGCTCATTAGTACAATCGCCATACTATGTAATGAGGGACCCGGGTAAACAAATTGTTCTACCTTTTCATTATCTGAATTAACAACTATTAAATAGatctctattctattctattctattctagtcTTGGAAATAAGGATAATATTTCGCTTCTGTTTTTTAGGGCCTAGCAACCATGGCCAGGTCTTCTCTacactattatttaatatttctcacaaggTCCATGTTACATAACAACACATACTTTGATTGGATTTGAAATGTAACACTAGTGTAGTCAATAccattttatgtttaaagtttgttaagttatttttaaaatagtataatgttgtgttaatgatattttataaaaataaaattgcatggCTTGTAATGCTACAGGTCACAATTCAATTTTATGATcaaagcttaaaaataattttattttgtaggagGTATTATTTGATGACAGCGCAGACTCAGTGTTAGAAGAAGATCCTCATTCTGAGGAATCATTAGATGAATCATCAGTAAGTTATTTGTTTTTGGTACATTATCAAGTAATAAATTACATCATAGAGTGCaggaaacaatttatttattttttaatgactttTACGCATTTAGGATCTTACAGATTCAGAGGGCACTGGATCAGCAGATAGTGAAAATGATGATGCAGATGATGATGCAGACGATGGcgcagatgatgatgatgatgatgaagggAGTCAACAAGAATCTGAAGACGAACAGAGTGCTGATAGTGGTGCTGAAACGGGAACGGCTCTATCAGCTTCTGGTTCAAGTGATGAATCAAATAAAAAGAATCAGGttttaaaagaagaaaataaaaaaacaagtgtAAAACAGACATCTccaaaaaataaaccaaaaaaacaaaaacagaagaGGAAAATGCAAAAGAGCATAGATGTGTTAGCTAGTAAAATACAAGAAGCTAGAGTTTCAATTGAACCTGTACAACAAAAAGGTATATATTGAgagtaaataagaaaattattgtattagaaTTCAGTGGCCACAGTCCTCTAGCTCATTTACAAAGAGTATTAGATCTAGATATTGTTAAGTGTGACATCAGAGAAGATGGAGCTTGTACACTGTTGTTTATTGATATGATTTTTCCAAATTTggttatcaataattttatacctaacttaaaatattcacttaaataaatgtatatttataattgcccTATTTTTTTTAGATGAGTATGAATCAGGTGACACTTCAGATGAAGAGGATCGTGTTAATACGGCCGGAGAGATTCCCATGTGGTGGTACAATGAGTACCCACATGTGGGGTATGATCTTGACGGCCGTCGCCTCATTAAGCCACCACAACGGGATCACATCGACGAGTTTCTTAAGTAGGTGATATGGCAATTTGATCCAAAACAGaactcaaaattaaatatattttatttatttatactttcttTCCTTGCAGGAAATGTGAGGACCCAGAGTTTTGGCGGACAGTGCGTGACCCCTCTACAGGACAAGACATTGTGCTCTCCAAAGAGGACCTACAAATGTTGGAGCGCTTGCGACAATCACGCATACCGAGTGCCACACATGACGAGTATGAGGTCAATCGCaaaaatttggtttaataatatcttttacCACCAGTGTACTTTTACAACTAACTCATTCTATGTTGATATCATCTTAAATATAGATTAGATTTGATGACACGACTCATCTTAGTAGAACATTTCAGTTTAGGTATAAATGTTGCCATGTCAGTTATTATTGCATACTACACTGATTCTTATAAAGACTCAAATAACGTGGCACTAGTCGTGGTCGTCGTCTGCAGTCCAGTCGCTGACTCAGTGGGACATGTTTGCAGCCGTGGGTGGAGTGGTTCAGTCGTGAGGTGCTGGCGACGCCGCTGCGCGCCTTCCCCGAGCACAAGCGCTCGTTCCTGCCCTCCCGCTCCGAGCAGAAGCAGATCGCGCGCATCGTGCACGCCTTGAAAATGGGGTGGACCAAGACCAGGAAGCAGATAGCCGACGAGCGGAAGAAGAAAAAGGTGCATTCGTATTTCTGCTTCGTTACAATTATTTGGTTGCTTTAAAAGGTGCTCCCTGAATTCGCTACTTTAGACAACACA
Coding sequences within it:
- the LOC126769556 gene encoding bolA-like protein 3, whose amino-acid sequence is MFRHFIKVLEPFKNQLSRAVAGNGNAFQQNCISKEQKLTEALKKSLPGITYVSVEDISGGCGAMFEVSIEAKEFKGLSTVKQHRLVTESLKSEIAEMHGIRIHTSPSPNGH